The following proteins come from a genomic window of Macaca thibetana thibetana isolate TM-01 chromosome 15, ASM2454274v1, whole genome shotgun sequence:
- the LOC126937239 gene encoding olfactory receptor 1Q1 yields MDNSNWTSVSHFVLLGISTHPEERIPLFLVFSLMYTINISGNLAIITLILSAPRLHIPMYIFLSNLALTDICFTSTMVPKMLQNIFSPTKVISYTGCLAQTYFFICFTAMENFILAVMAYDRYIAICNPFHYPMILTRMLCVKMVMMCHALSHLHALLHTFFMGRLIFCADKRIPHFFCDLYALMKISCTSTYLNTLMIHTEGAVVISGALAFITASYACIILVVLRIPSAKGKWKAFSTCGSHLTVVAIFYGTLSWVYFWPLSSYSVTKGCIVTVVYTVVTPMLNPFIYSLRNGDVKGAFMKWMSRMQTFFFR; encoded by the coding sequence ATGGACAATAGCAATTGGACCAGTGTATCCCATTTTGTTCTCTTGGGCATTTCCACCCACCCAGAAGAGCGAATCCCactcttccttgttttttcaCTCATGTACACAATCAACATTTCTGGCAACTTGGCCATCATCACACTGATTCTCTCTGCTCCACGCCTCCACATCCCTATGTACATCTTCCTCAGTAATTTGGCCTTGACAGACATCTGCTTCACCTCCACCATGGTCCCCAAGATGCTGCAGAATATTTTCTCCCCTACAAAGGTAATTTCCTACACAGGCTGTTTAGCCCAAacttatttcttcatttgcttcACAGCCATGGAAAACTTCATCCTGGCTGTGATGGCCTATGACAGGTACATCGCCATCTGCAACCCTTTCCACTACCCTATGATCCTGACTAGGATGCTGTGTGTGAAGATGGTGATGATGTGCCATGCCCTCTCCCACCTTCATGCACTGCTGCACACCTTTTTCATGGGCCGACTAATCTTCTGTGCAGATAAGAGAATCCCTCACTTCTTCTGTGACCTCTATGCTCTGATGAAGATCTCCTGCACCAGTACCTACCTCAACACCCTGATGATTCACACAGAAGGTGCTGTTGTAATCAGTGGAGCTCTGGCCTTCATTACTGCCTCCTATGCCTGCATCATTTTGGTGGTCCTCCGGATCCCCTCAGCCAAGGGCAAGTGGAAAGCCTTTTCTACCTGTGGCTCCCACCTCACTGTGGTAGCCATATTCTATGGCACCCTCAGTTGGGTCTACTTCTGGCCCCTTTCCAGCTATTCAGTGACCAAGGGTTGCATTGTAACAGTTGTGTACACAGTGGTGACTCCCATGCTGAACCCCTTCATCTATAGCCTGAGGAATGGGGATGTCAAGGGAGCATTCATGAAATGGATGAGCAGAATGCAGACATTTTTCTTCAGATAA